One window of Thermacetogenium phaeum DSM 12270 genomic DNA carries:
- a CDS encoding transposase, giving the protein MNRKQYSPEMKIQIVKETLETGNASIVARRHDIAPSLVARWARCYKRYGTFYSQKEVPGTNGSCIPPDYKKITKENEQLKKLLGEKDLEIAILRDLLKKTNLPFPIK; this is encoded by the coding sequence TTGAACAGAAAACAATATTCACCAGAGATGAAAATACAGATCGTGAAAGAAACCCTGGAAACAGGCAATGCCTCGATCGTGGCCAGAAGACATGATATTGCACCCAGCCTGGTCGCCCGCTGGGCTAGGTGCTATAAAAGATACGGCACATTTTACTCGCAAAAGGAGGTACCAGGAACAAACGGCTCCTGTATTCCTCCTGATTACAAGAAGATAACAAAGGAGAATGAGCAACTAAAGAAACTGCTGGGCGAAAAAGACCTGGAAATCGCCATTCTTCGTGATTTGTTAAAAAAAACGAACCTACCCTTCCCGATAAAATAG
- a CDS encoding FtsW/RodA/SpoVE family cell cycle protein, whose amino-acid sequence MFWLVLVQKYLVLLLLLFFVFCLIRVHVVRRIPDRSQTTSLVVVNSEIPGIRRGKRWILGRETILGRSERCSVVISDPYVSGRHARVFYQGGRYYITDLGSTNGTILNGQRLTDTKPLKPGAHLQVGRVTLTLEVAAEKKKGCCSLLPFFPGLILAAGAPELYREHLLRPQDLVLWLVLVIILTISTLVAEKKLRSDPLLVYLTGVLIALGIIFIYRTNPYYGMRQSCWAIAGIVLFWLVQLILTEYRHLHNFKYLFMLTSIFFLVMTIFFGTEAGGARSWLALGSFRFQPSEFAKILMVIFLAGYLDENKEILKQGTKKVGRFYVPDWPYLGPLLAACGLAMLLLVFQRDLGMALLFYIVFLLMVYVATGRLSFLMLGLFLFIASAFVMYHSFPHVQERIDIFLNPWTKADSGGYQIIQSLFALASGGIFGLGLGSGFPELIPAVHTDFIFSLIGEELGLLGTLSVIGIYFVLVWRGLSLSLNTPDVFGSLLAFGFSSLLAMQALIIIGGVTKIIPLTGIPLPFLSYGGSSFISNCFLVGMLARIASEREASQERSASPSRMAPGEH is encoded by the coding sequence GTGTTCTGGCTGGTTCTGGTCCAGAAGTATCTGGTGCTGCTTCTCCTCCTTTTCTTTGTTTTCTGTTTAATCAGGGTGCATGTAGTTAGAAGGATCCCCGACCGGAGTCAGACAACATCTCTGGTTGTAGTAAATTCGGAGATTCCCGGGATCAGGCGGGGAAAGAGATGGATTTTAGGACGGGAAACGATCCTGGGCAGGAGTGAGCGTTGTTCGGTGGTTATCTCAGATCCCTATGTTTCCGGCAGGCACGCCAGAGTATTCTACCAAGGCGGCCGCTATTACATTACGGATCTGGGGAGCACCAACGGGACCATCCTCAACGGTCAGCGACTGACCGACACGAAACCTCTCAAGCCTGGAGCTCACCTGCAGGTAGGAAGGGTTACTCTCACTCTAGAGGTTGCTGCCGAAAAGAAAAAAGGGTGTTGCTCCCTTTTGCCCTTTTTCCCGGGGCTGATTCTGGCTGCCGGAGCGCCGGAACTGTACCGGGAACACCTACTGCGACCACAGGACCTTGTCCTCTGGCTGGTATTGGTCATTATTCTTACTATCAGTACCCTGGTTGCCGAGAAAAAATTAAGGAGCGATCCCCTGCTCGTTTATCTAACCGGTGTCCTGATTGCCCTGGGAATTATATTTATTTACAGAACCAACCCTTATTACGGTATGCGACAGAGTTGCTGGGCAATCGCCGGTATTGTCCTTTTCTGGCTGGTTCAGTTGATCTTAACAGAATACAGACACCTCCATAACTTCAAATACCTTTTTATGCTGACCAGTATCTTCTTTCTGGTAATGACAATTTTTTTCGGCACCGAGGCAGGAGGGGCGCGCAGCTGGCTGGCCCTCGGTTCATTTCGCTTTCAACCTTCAGAATTTGCAAAGATCCTGATGGTTATTTTTCTGGCCGGTTACCTCGACGAAAACAAGGAAATTCTCAAACAGGGCACGAAAAAGGTGGGGCGCTTCTATGTGCCGGACTGGCCCTATTTAGGACCGCTTCTTGCTGCCTGTGGACTGGCTATGCTACTGCTGGTTTTTCAAAGGGACCTGGGGATGGCCTTGCTCTTCTACATCGTCTTTCTGTTAATGGTTTACGTTGCTACAGGGCGACTATCTTTTCTGATGCTGGGGTTATTTCTTTTTATAGCAAGTGCTTTTGTCATGTATCATTCCTTTCCTCATGTACAGGAGAGAATAGATATCTTCCTTAATCCCTGGACCAAGGCCGATAGCGGGGGTTACCAAATCATCCAATCCCTTTTCGCCTTGGCGAGCGGTGGGATCTTTGGTTTGGGTTTGGGAAGCGGTTTCCCTGAACTGATACCGGCAGTTCATACCGATTTTATCTTCTCCCTGATAGGGGAGGAGTTGGGTCTGTTGGGCACCTTAAGCGTCATCGGTATCTATTTTGTTCTGGTCTGGCGAGGGCTCAGCCTTTCCCTCAATACCCCTGATGTTTTTGGAAGCCTGTTGGCCTTCGGTTTTAGTTCTTTGTTAGCCATGCAGGCCTTGATCATAATCGGGGGGGTGACCAAAATAATACCTTTGACGGGGATTCCCCTCCCCTTTTTGAGCTACGGAGGAAGCTCCTTTATTTCTAATTGCTTCCTGGTTGGTATGCTGGCCAGGATCGCTTCGGAGAGAGAGGCGAGCCAAGAAAGGAGTGCTTCTCCTTCTCGAATGGCGCCGGGAGAACATTAG
- a CDS encoding FhaA domain-containing protein has protein sequence MGLEDLERMISKFWEGIFRKGKRSLQPVEIARALVREMVAQRRVSVSRVYAPNVFTVSLGKDDFVKSAPLQEALSRELADYIKNKAAEKAYTLIGRPQITFTEDDTLESGEIAISSAFAKSEEKASYPLIDSIKAEDEPPDQPAIDQTLIFDKNERKNRNRVRLDLLVVSGPDQGKRINLQGEERFYIGRKGTNHLVLSDINASREHALLEWRGGELYLVDLGSRNGTFINGVRIEQQRLLPGDQFLIGENLLQIEEV, from the coding sequence GTGGGCCTGGAAGATCTGGAAAGGATGATTTCAAAATTCTGGGAAGGCATTTTTCGCAAGGGCAAGCGCTCCCTGCAGCCTGTGGAGATTGCCCGAGCCCTGGTACGAGAGATGGTAGCCCAAAGGCGGGTGAGTGTATCCCGTGTTTATGCCCCAAATGTATTTACGGTAAGCTTGGGAAAAGATGATTTCGTAAAGAGCGCGCCGCTCCAGGAGGCTCTTAGCAGGGAACTTGCCGATTACATTAAAAATAAAGCGGCAGAGAAGGCTTATACCTTAATCGGTAGGCCGCAGATAACATTTACGGAAGATGATACCCTGGAAAGTGGAGAGATTGCAATAAGCTCGGCCTTTGCCAAGTCGGAAGAAAAAGCCTCTTACCCTCTAATTGATTCTATCAAAGCGGAAGACGAACCCCCAGATCAACCGGCAATCGATCAAACATTGATTTTTGATAAAAACGAGAGGAAAAACAGGAACAGAGTTAGGCTGGACCTCCTGGTGGTGAGCGGGCCCGACCAGGGGAAGCGGATCAACCTGCAGGGGGAGGAACGCTTCTATATCGGACGCAAGGGTACCAACCACCTGGTGCTTTCGGATATTAACGCTTCCCGGGAACACGCCCTGCTTGAATGGCGGGGAGGGGAGCTTTATCTTGTTGACCTGGGAAGCCGCAATGGCACCTTTATCAACGGAGTGCGCATAGAGCAACAGCGCCTGCTGCCGGGGGATCAATTCTTGATCGGCGAGAACCTGCTTCAGATTGAGGAGGTTTAA
- a CDS encoding ArnT family glycosyltransferase: protein MAGFLLVTGVAFLLRLAWNLTVHTYPISDFAWYHERAVGLIQGEGYSVHGNPTAYWPIGYPLFLAALYKVFGVHFYVAKVFNIIMSSVTVGLTFLLGRNLWSFAGGLCAGILLAILPSQIEWTSVLCSEVLYTFLLVTSLYIFTLKKPEEQNWFHPLASGVLLGLGCLVRPVGLLLPLFLWFIYFFSTKNFKRGVVLGGILVASTLLTISPLTIRNYIVFKSFIPVSTNGGINLWQGNNPNATGGYYWPSDPESNPLTPYFNDEVKRDQVARKLALEFICNNPDKFLRLGLVKLYNYYKDDRNALTFSLNPTYPRLSEKTKLRITNIANRYYQIFMLIALFGAAICFLRKEHVNNQFIFCTAITVILYFSGVHFVFPAWDRYRFPIMPMFSLFAGLGLTIILNRLNFLGTKLLRINKRK from the coding sequence GTGGCTGGATTTTTATTGGTTACGGGCGTAGCCTTTCTTCTTAGATTGGCGTGGAATCTTACTGTTCACACTTATCCAATCTCGGACTTTGCCTGGTATCATGAACGCGCAGTTGGACTAATCCAAGGCGAAGGATACTCGGTTCACGGTAACCCTACTGCTTATTGGCCTATCGGCTATCCTTTGTTCTTGGCCGCGCTTTACAAGGTATTTGGGGTTCATTTTTATGTAGCTAAGGTTTTCAACATTATCATGAGTTCTGTTACAGTTGGGTTGACCTTCCTTCTCGGGCGCAATCTATGGAGCTTTGCAGGAGGCTTGTGTGCTGGCATTCTGTTGGCTATATTGCCGAGCCAAATCGAGTGGACCAGCGTACTTTGCTCCGAAGTGCTCTATACATTCCTTTTGGTTACTTCCTTATACATATTTACGCTCAAAAAGCCAGAGGAGCAGAATTGGTTCCACCCGTTAGCTTCCGGAGTATTGTTGGGACTGGGATGTTTAGTTCGACCTGTGGGTCTATTGTTGCCGTTGTTTTTGTGGTTTATCTATTTCTTTTCTACTAAAAACTTCAAGCGTGGAGTCGTTTTGGGAGGGATACTTGTTGCGAGTACGTTACTTACTATTTCACCTCTGACAATTCGGAATTATATAGTCTTCAAATCGTTTATACCCGTTTCTACAAATGGGGGGATAAACCTATGGCAGGGTAACAATCCCAATGCCACAGGTGGATACTACTGGCCCAGTGATCCCGAATCCAATCCTTTAACGCCTTATTTCAACGATGAAGTTAAACGGGATCAAGTGGCGAGAAAATTAGCCCTGGAATTTATATGCAACAATCCGGATAAGTTTTTAAGACTTGGGTTAGTAAAGCTCTACAACTATTATAAGGACGACAGAAATGCCTTAACTTTCAGTCTAAATCCCACTTACCCGCGACTTTCCGAAAAAACAAAGCTCAGAATTACCAATATAGCAAATCGTTATTATCAAATTTTCATGTTGATAGCGCTATTCGGAGCGGCGATCTGTTTCTTAAGAAAAGAACATGTTAATAATCAATTCATTTTCTGTACCGCAATCACTGTCATTTTATATTTTTCAGGCGTTCATTTCGTTTTTCCCGCTTGGGATCGTTACCGCTTTCCAATAATGCCCATGTTTTCGTTATTTGCTGGTCTTGGGCTTACGATAATACTGAATAGGCTCAATTTCCTTGGTACGAAACTTTTACGGATTAACAAGCGCAAGTGA
- a CDS encoding peptidoglycan D,D-transpeptidase FtsI family protein: MNDSIKKIMVIIAICFLIYGGYMVFITLIQGPSLNSHSANPRPWIVENRVVRGGIFARDGEKLAESVPDGDQLRRRYLYPQAYSHLIGYVSRTLGKTGLEAAYDEELLGLRGSFRQALEVRWGLRSHQGNDIYLTIDHHLQERAWELLAPYTGAAVALDPRSGEILAMVSTPGFNSNPDYLEKQWEAIKNDARRPLLNRATQGLYPPGSTMKIVTAALGLKKYPQLDEVIYNCRGEITIQGRVLKDLQAHGSVDLNDALAVSCNSYFAELGLRLGTDDFIRGLESFGWGKKIPFDIPTTTIPLPRSTLQCPNGLAEAAIGQGGIAVSPLFMALVAGSLGHNGIMMRPYLVQKIRSPDGKVLWSQKPSLLRVTASAEVALAVQEGMLEVVKHGTGSAAAIPGIEVAGKTGSAENPAGSPHAWFVAFAPAYRPSVAVCVVVEHGGQGGRVAAPIARELITLALSQGD; this comes from the coding sequence ATGAATGATTCCATAAAAAAGATCATGGTTATTATTGCCATTTGTTTTCTCATCTATGGCGGTTATATGGTTTTTATCACTTTGATCCAGGGGCCATCCCTTAACAGCCATAGTGCCAATCCTCGACCCTGGATCGTCGAAAATCGTGTAGTACGGGGAGGAATTTTTGCCCGAGATGGAGAAAAATTAGCGGAAAGCGTTCCGGATGGAGATCAATTAAGAAGAAGGTATCTCTACCCGCAGGCCTATTCGCACCTGATCGGTTATGTTTCCAGAACTTTGGGTAAAACCGGGCTGGAGGCCGCCTATGATGAAGAACTGCTGGGCCTCAGAGGTTCCTTTCGCCAAGCGCTGGAGGTGCGTTGGGGACTGCGTTCGCATCAGGGTAATGACATTTACCTCACGATCGACCACCACCTCCAGGAAAGGGCATGGGAACTGCTTGCCCCTTACACAGGCGCGGCAGTAGCACTTGATCCCAGAAGCGGTGAAATTCTGGCCATGGTGAGCACTCCGGGATTTAACTCCAATCCCGATTATCTAGAGAAGCAATGGGAGGCGATCAAAAATGATGCCAGGCGCCCTTTGCTGAACAGAGCCACGCAAGGGCTTTATCCGCCGGGATCAACAATGAAGATCGTCACTGCTGCTCTCGGATTGAAGAAATATCCCCAGCTGGATGAGGTAATTTATAACTGCCGCGGTGAGATTACAATCCAGGGAAGGGTTTTAAAGGACCTGCAGGCACATGGGAGTGTGGATCTCAACGACGCCCTGGCGGTTTCCTGTAACAGTTATTTCGCTGAGCTGGGGCTGAGATTAGGGACGGATGACTTCATCAGAGGTTTGGAATCTTTTGGCTGGGGAAAAAAGATACCTTTTGACATTCCAACAACAACGATTCCACTCCCGCGCAGCACCCTGCAGTGCCCCAACGGACTGGCGGAAGCAGCCATAGGCCAGGGAGGGATCGCAGTAAGTCCGCTGTTTATGGCCCTCGTGGCAGGATCTCTAGGTCACAACGGAATAATGATGAGGCCATATCTCGTCCAGAAAATCCGTTCCCCGGACGGGAAGGTGCTTTGGTCACAGAAGCCCAGCCTGCTCAGGGTAACAGCCTCTGCGGAAGTAGCCCTGGCTGTGCAGGAAGGAATGCTTGAGGTTGTGAAGCACGGAACTGGATCTGCTGCAGCCATTCCCGGCATTGAGGTGGCTGGTAAAACCGGTTCGGCAGAAAATCCTGCAGGTTCCCCTCATGCCTGGTTCGTGGCCTTTGCTCCGGCATACAGGCCGAGTGTGGCTGTTTGTGTGGTTGTAGAACACGGAGGACAGGGCGGTAGGGTTGCTGCACCGATAGCCAGAGAATTGATAACATTAGCCCTGTCACAGGGAGATTAA
- the rsgA gene encoding ribosome small subunit-dependent GTPase A: MEEGLIIKGYGGFYFVRSGKETWRCRGRGRLRRDGSLLVGDRVLFTKIDSKEGLIEAILPRKNSIQRPPVANVDQMILVVSLAQPEPDLKLLNRTLVLGEMEKLEILICFNKVDLVAREKAESLEEIYRKAGYRTLLTSALEKIGVTELYRSLAAERRISVLAGPSGAGKSTLLNTIDPGLSLATGEISPKLKRGRHTTRYVQLLPIGNGYVADTPGFSNLELPSIKRTELAHYFPEIREYAGKCRFLDCLHIDEPDCEVKNALKRGIISNIRYQDYQRFLGEIIDKERMY, translated from the coding sequence ATGGAGGAGGGTTTGATAATCAAAGGGTACGGAGGCTTCTATTTTGTCCGGTCAGGGAAGGAGACCTGGCGGTGCCGAGGGCGCGGTCGTCTCCGTCGGGACGGTTCTTTGCTAGTCGGTGACCGGGTCCTCTTCACCAAAATAGATTCCAAAGAGGGGTTAATTGAAGCGATCCTGCCCAGAAAAAACTCGATTCAGCGTCCACCTGTGGCTAACGTTGATCAGATGATCCTGGTTGTTTCACTTGCCCAACCAGAGCCCGACCTTAAACTGCTCAACAGGACTCTGGTTCTCGGCGAGATGGAAAAATTAGAGATTCTGATCTGCTTCAATAAAGTAGACCTCGTTGCAAGGGAGAAGGCGGAATCTCTGGAGGAGATCTACCGAAAAGCTGGGTACCGGACCCTTTTGACTTCGGCGCTGGAAAAAATTGGGGTGACAGAGCTGTATCGATCATTGGCTGCTGAGAGGAGAATCTCAGTTCTGGCCGGCCCTTCGGGCGCAGGGAAGTCCACGCTCCTCAATACCATTGATCCTGGCTTGTCCCTTGCAACAGGAGAGATCAGCCCAAAGCTTAAAAGAGGCAGGCATACCACCAGATATGTTCAGCTGCTTCCCATCGGCAATGGTTATGTTGCCGACACACCGGGTTTTAGCAATCTCGAACTCCCATCCATAAAGAGAACGGAGCTGGCCCACTATTTCCCGGAAATCCGCGAGTATGCGGGGAAATGCCGGTTTCTCGATTGCCTGCATATCGATGAACCGGACTGTGAAGTGAAGAACGCCTTAAAAAGGGGGATCATCAGTAACATACGTTACCAGGACTACCAACGATTCCTCGGTGAGATAATTGATAAGGAGCGAATGTACTGA
- a CDS encoding ExeA family protein, whose translation MYRAFYSLSGEPFSKGIAPENCFSSRNWSEAKARLQYLVKARGIGVLVGEPGSGKTFALRSLAAGLNPALYRVIYLPLSTGTVMDFYRGLAGGLGEEPKFRKIDLFEQIQRSVLNLFQEKKSTPVFILDEMHLASPKFLLDLSILFNFSMDSLNPFVFVLSGLPFLLNRLGLSQTQSLAQRVVMRYKMEPLERDEVKDRTPPEAGRSQSYPVHRVGYRGHRFQLPGLAENGEQSCRHRSYAWRSAQGVSCG comes from the coding sequence ATGTACCGGGCGTTTTATTCCCTGTCAGGGGAGCCTTTCTCAAAAGGAATTGCACCGGAGAATTGCTTTTCATCGAGAAACTGGTCGGAGGCAAAGGCCAGGCTGCAGTACCTTGTGAAAGCAAGGGGAATCGGGGTACTGGTGGGGGAGCCGGGGTCGGGAAAGACCTTTGCCCTGCGCTCCCTTGCGGCAGGGTTGAACCCCGCCCTCTACAGAGTGATCTACCTCCCCCTGTCTACCGGAACGGTGATGGATTTTTACCGGGGGCTGGCAGGCGGGCTGGGCGAGGAGCCAAAATTCCGCAAGATCGACCTCTTCGAGCAGATCCAGCGCTCTGTGCTCAACCTCTTTCAAGAGAAAAAGAGCACTCCCGTCTTTATCCTGGATGAAATGCACTTAGCTTCACCCAAGTTCCTGCTGGATTTGAGTATTCTCTTCAATTTCTCGATGGATTCGCTGAACCCGTTTGTCTTCGTTCTCTCCGGACTGCCGTTCCTGTTGAACCGCCTGGGCTTAAGCCAGACCCAGTCCCTCGCCCAGCGGGTGGTGATGCGCTACAAGATGGAACCTCTGGAGAGGGATGAGGTCAAGGATCGAACACCACCTGAAGCTGGCAGGAGCCAATCATACCCTGTTCACCGAGTCGGCTATCGAGGCCATCGCTTCCAACTCCCGGGGCTGGCCGAGAATGGTGAACAATCTTGCCGGCACCGCTCTTATGCTTGGCGCTCAGCTCAAGGTGTGTCCTGTGGATGA
- the rpe gene encoding ribulose-phosphate 3-epimerase, which yields MKIAPSILSADFCDLPNLIGLLEKGKADDLHLDIMDGHFVPNITFGPPVVRSIRKITKFPLDAHLMVENPEFFFDDFAAAGARSITVHAEACRHLHRVVQTIKKTGLRAGVALNPATPLQVLDFLLADLDLVLVMTVNPGWGGQEFISGMLHKIRELREMLIRSGSQADLQVDGGINRDNVKAVVEAGANHLVIGSALLREENPVAALHEYRLAAKAAYIDSWWHDRISSKGE from the coding sequence ATCAAGATTGCACCATCGATCCTGTCGGCAGACTTCTGTGACCTCCCCAATCTCATAGGACTTCTGGAAAAAGGGAAAGCTGATGACCTCCACCTCGATATTATGGACGGCCATTTTGTACCCAACATCACGTTCGGCCCTCCCGTCGTCAGATCGATCAGGAAAATTACGAAGTTCCCTCTTGATGCTCATCTGATGGTAGAAAATCCGGAATTCTTTTTCGATGACTTCGCCGCCGCCGGAGCGCGCAGCATTACCGTACATGCAGAAGCATGCCGTCATCTGCACAGAGTGGTTCAGACCATCAAGAAGACGGGGTTACGGGCAGGTGTTGCACTTAATCCGGCTACACCCCTGCAGGTATTGGATTTTCTATTAGCCGATCTCGATCTCGTCCTTGTCATGACAGTAAATCCAGGGTGGGGAGGACAAGAATTCATATCTGGCATGTTACATAAGATTAGAGAACTGCGCGAGATGCTGATCCGTTCCGGCTCACAGGCTGATCTGCAGGTGGACGGTGGAATCAACAGGGATAATGTCAAGGCTGTGGTAGAGGCTGGGGCAAATCATTTAGTTATCGGTTCCGCTCTGTTAAGGGAGGAAAACCCGGTCGCAGCCCTGCACGAATACAGGCTGGCCGCCAAGGCTGCTTATATCGACAGTTGGTGGCATGACCGAATATCCAGTAAAGGAGAATAA
- the pknB gene encoding Stk1 family PASTA domain-containing Ser/Thr kinase, producing MKGKMLSNRYEIITKIGAGGMANVYQARCTVLNRIVTVKILREELAEDKDFVRRFQMEAQAVASLSHPNIVSIYDVGEEDGLPYLVMEYVEGTNLKEMIRRRGALPPSEAISIGVQVCAALEHAHSKGIIHRDIKPHNILVTPGGRVKVTDFGLARVLSIPSATVTQSGTVMGSVHYFSPEQARGEEATPQSDIYSLGVVLYEAVSGKVPFQGDNPISIALKHLQEDPPGLRDENPAIPEELEEIILRAMSKSPAKRFQSAREMQKALSDGFISEDYEDYTEERTHYLAPVSKNQVGIERRKRRLHPAAIGTLVLLFLIFLAGAVWGFFKWYFGETVAVPEVVGYSQAEAEQKLKAAGLEAEVLTTYEEDSDEGIVVRQLPAAGMKVKKGRLVQIWVNKGKPLVWLPETTGTPEREAKIALESRGFQVRITREHSETVPEGYVIRQTPAGDRNYTEGSLITLVVSEGPVPRNIPVPKLIGLNVEQAKATLEAVGLVLGEVREQPSEKYEQGVIISQSIEPGTLIRKGDPVDVVQSSGLIEEPEVKTLDFRVHNTGEVRVVIKDAKGTRVAYQQIHEAGDRVKIPFEVYTPGEIEVYFQGQLVDKYKIDD from the coding sequence ATGAAAGGAAAGATGCTCAGCAATAGATACGAAATAATCACAAAAATCGGCGCCGGTGGGATGGCTAACGTCTATCAAGCCCGCTGTACCGTCCTCAACAGGATTGTCACCGTTAAGATCCTGCGCGAGGAGCTGGCAGAGGATAAGGATTTCGTGCGCCGCTTTCAGATGGAGGCCCAAGCGGTAGCGAGCCTCTCCCATCCCAATATCGTTAGTATTTACGATGTTGGTGAAGAGGACGGCTTGCCTTATCTGGTTATGGAATATGTTGAAGGAACCAATCTTAAAGAGATGATCCGCAGGCGTGGAGCCCTTCCACCATCTGAGGCTATCAGCATTGGTGTTCAGGTCTGTGCCGCCCTCGAGCATGCTCACAGCAAGGGGATTATTCACAGAGATATCAAACCCCATAATATATTAGTGACACCGGGCGGACGGGTGAAAGTGACAGACTTCGGATTGGCGCGGGTGCTTTCAATTCCATCCGCCACTGTAACCCAATCGGGCACGGTGATGGGCTCGGTCCATTACTTTTCCCCAGAACAGGCCCGGGGGGAAGAGGCTACTCCCCAATCGGACATTTACTCTTTAGGAGTAGTTCTTTACGAAGCAGTTTCAGGAAAAGTACCCTTTCAGGGTGATAATCCGATTTCCATAGCTCTCAAGCACCTCCAGGAGGACCCACCGGGATTGCGGGATGAAAACCCGGCAATCCCCGAAGAGCTGGAGGAGATTATCCTCCGGGCAATGTCAAAGTCTCCTGCGAAACGGTTTCAGTCAGCACGGGAGATGCAAAAGGCTCTATCGGATGGTTTTATCTCCGAAGATTATGAAGATTATACAGAAGAGCGCACTCACTATCTGGCTCCGGTGAGTAAAAATCAAGTCGGCATCGAGCGAAGGAAACGCCGTCTGCATCCTGCAGCAATAGGGACTCTGGTCTTATTATTTTTAATTTTTCTGGCAGGAGCTGTTTGGGGCTTCTTCAAGTGGTATTTTGGAGAGACTGTTGCTGTCCCCGAAGTAGTAGGATATTCCCAGGCAGAAGCCGAACAGAAACTGAAAGCCGCCGGGCTGGAAGCCGAGGTTCTTACAACCTATGAAGAGGACAGCGATGAAGGAATCGTGGTACGACAGCTACCGGCGGCGGGCATGAAAGTTAAGAAAGGCCGTTTGGTTCAAATTTGGGTAAATAAGGGAAAACCCTTAGTTTGGCTCCCGGAAACCACAGGAACACCGGAACGGGAGGCGAAGATTGCCCTGGAGAGCAGGGGTTTCCAGGTTAGAATAACGAGGGAACACAGTGAAACCGTTCCCGAGGGGTATGTAATTAGACAGACCCCTGCCGGTGACCGCAACTATACCGAAGGAAGCTTGATAACACTGGTGGTAAGCGAAGGGCCTGTACCAAGAAATATTCCCGTACCCAAGCTAATCGGGCTGAATGTGGAGCAGGCTAAAGCCACGCTGGAGGCAGTTGGGCTTGTTTTGGGAGAGGTGCGTGAGCAACCGAGCGAAAAGTATGAGCAAGGGGTAATTATAAGCCAGAGTATCGAACCGGGGACATTGATTCGAAAAGGTGATCCTGTCGATGTGGTTCAGAGCAGCGGCCTCATTGAAGAACCGGAAGTAAAAACCCTGGATTTCAGAGTACATAATACCGGGGAGGTAAGGGTAGTCATCAAAGATGCTAAAGGCACAAGGGTGGCCTACCAGCAAATCCACGAAGCAGGCGACAGGGTGAAGATCCCATTTGAGGTTTATACACCAGGTGAGATTGAGGTCTATTTCCAGGGTCAGCTGGTTGATAAATATAAAATCGATGATTAA